AAATAGTCACTGAGGGATTGATAGCTGAGGCTCAGGCCCGTTGTCTGTAATGCTTTGAGTGCCCTAGGGTTTGGTGAATGCCTTCAGAAAGAAGCAGGGTATCAGTACTgtaacactggaaaaaatagtatttctgtGGATCAAATAACATATTAGAAAATGATGTTGTGAGGAGTGTTCCTCAGTGAATGAATGGATGATTCTGGTATTTTGTATATGGGCACTGTGAAAGAATGACCTTTTAATGTACTTGTGTTTGATTGACTCTTAGGAGTTAAATGCTTGAATAATAACCCCTGCACAGTTTAAATGCTGAGGTTTGATTTGAAGTCCTGGAATGATAAATTCCAATTTTTGGAGACAGAGATAAGCTGCTGCTGGGGTTAAATGAAAGCAATCTCTGCTAGTTCTCCCTGCCTCCCATCCCCCAGCACTTAGAAATGCTGTAATGCTTATCTCAAGTAACAGAAGTGCAGAACGGTCTGTTAAATCCTACTTCACAGGAACGGATTtgacaaaggaaatgaaagaaagtaatTGTCACTCATGACCAATCTTGTTCCTAACGGCCTTCCTTCCAACAGGAAAACGTCCTTTTGGTGTTTCACTGCTGTATATCGGTTGGGATAAGCATTATGGATTTCAGCTGTATCAAAGTGATCCCAGTGGCAATTATGGAGGATGGAAAGCTACGTGCATTGGCAATAACAGCGCTGTAagttctttttacttttctctctcaaagcGATGTAAATGACACTGTGATAATTAAGCTGAGTGCTTGATTATGAGCGCAGAGCAGAAATGGATAACTGTAGAAAGCACTGTTCCTCATGTTCTGATATTATCTGGCAAAAAACTTAGTTTGATTGCCCAGTGATACCATTTAAATTTCTGTGGAATTCATAGGCAGCTGTGTCAATGCTGAAACAAGACTacaaagaaggagaaatgaCCTTAAAGACCGCACTTGCATTAGCCATTAAGGTTCTAAATAAGACCATGGATGTCAGCAAactttctgcagagaaaggtAAGCAGTTCTCTAATGCTGGATGacttatatatataaaaaatagaGAGTATGTTGAGAACTTTTTATACTTCAGCTGTGGTTTGTTGGATTTTATAGCtcatgtaagaaaataattttgatgatCCTCATTGACTTTGCTAAGTGACATGCAGTTGACTTGGGTGAGGATGATCTTCTTTGGCCAGCTCCGGGTTCCCAACCATGGTTTGGCTAGgcctcagtgcagcagcagaagtggtTCTGTGCCTGGTGGAAGAACCACTGGAGAGCTGTGGATGAGCTGGTGCATGCTGCTGCACAAcagggctgctgcagaagaggaCTGCTGCCACCTGGCTTGCCATTCAGGCAGCTTTTAGATGGAGGCAGGACAAGAACCCTCTGCTTCATTGTCAGTTGTAACTACTTGACCTTTCTGATGATGTTCTTTCAGAAGGACGGTACGTAATGCCTCTGTCTGTTCCCTGTGTTTCAGTTGAAATTGCAACGCTGACAAGAGAGAATGGGAAAACAGTAATAAGGGTTCTGAAGCAAAAGGAGGTGGAGCAGTTGATAAAACAAcatgaggaggaagaagcaaaagctgaacgtgaaaagaaggaaaaggagcaaaaggagaaggataaataaaatttgaagtCAAGTGTTCTGAAAATAGCATAGGACCTGCTTCAGTTAAAGGTAAtctggttttctgttttgtggaaGCCTACAAATACGCCaggggagaacatggaattACTTTTGCTGAACCAGGTCCTTAATCATCATCAAGATAATTAGTTTTCTGTTCCTTATATTGACCAATAATTGCTTTAATTCTTGAACAccctttctttcatcttctattttttattatggAATAAAATTTAAGAAGAATGGTGATGAGTGTCTTTATTTCCTTGGTAATGCCTGTCT
This Lagopus muta isolate bLagMut1 chromosome 10, bLagMut1 primary, whole genome shotgun sequence DNA region includes the following protein-coding sequences:
- the PSMA4 gene encoding proteasome subunit alpha type-4, translated to MSRRYDSRTTIFSPEGRLYQVEYAMEAIGHAGTCLGILANDGVLLAAERRNIHKLLDEVFFSEKIYRLNEDMACSVAGITSDANVLTNELRLIAQRYLLQYQEPIPCEQLVTALCDIKQAYTQFGGKRPFGVSLLYIGWDKHYGFQLYQSDPSGNYGGWKATCIGNNSAAAVSMLKQDYKEGEMTLKTALALAIKVLNKTMDVSKLSAEKVEIATLTRENGKTVIRVLKQKEVEQLIKQHEEEEAKAEREKKEKEQKEKDK